The Bactrocera dorsalis isolate Fly_Bdor chromosome 2, ASM2337382v1, whole genome shotgun sequence region ACCAGCTTAAAGCTAAGCCAGCGAGCGGACTTCTTTCTTTTAGTGTACAGCGTAACATTAGTTTTTTTTGGTAACGAAATGGCATGTGCTTGTTGTTGGTcgcgaaaaattttcaaatagctgcttattttatatgaaaatcgcCTAAGCTCTGTTAAGTCATGCGAGCGTCGTGGTAGAACGTAGATTTAATAGCGGTTGGGTTGATTTagttttggaattttatttgtGAGAACAAAATACGCAATATTTTCATGCATATACATAATacgctatatatatatttaatgtacGCCtaatcaaaaaaagaaaaatatatttttaacgatATTGCAAATTTGATTCCGTCTCTTTCGCCAGAGTTATGGGagcaaattcatttttttatctttaatatATACTAACTACCTTACACTAGTCATTATGTACaacatacaaatttaaattcaaacataaatttatatcgaatttgtttaaaatagaaTTTCTAAAATTAGAGACACCGAAAAGATgcaataaactaattttaaactcgctaaatataaaacaaaaaaattaggaGCGAGTAAAAAAGAGAGAGACAGAAGGTATTTAACTTAAAAAGCGCTCTTAAAAAACCTGTTGTAAACTTTGTAGTACCGTACACtgatattaataaaagaaattaataaaaaaaaactgctaaatttttttttgatttaagcGAAAATAAAAATCGTACGCTCAAGTaactttttgtttattgtacgtatatgtattttttcaacTAACGGTTGATTGTAACGGCATGTAATAACGCAGACTTATAGAAGAGTTACCATGATCAAGCCAGCCCGTCCGATAACTCAAGAAAAGCAAAACCAACGCAGTGAAATATGGAGTCATAACAAGATATAGAATAGCACTATTGAAACGCTTATAAAAAGGATTCATCAACAATTACATAAGTcgtcaaaattttgtttgactATAATCTCCTCACACTACCATAGTTTCTATAAACCACCTTCTGACCCTGATGAAGTTCGAAAAGTTTTTTTCCGGGACATCGTTAAAAAAACTGCCACCGATAGgtattttattttcctatacaAAGCCTTGGATCCGCATAGAAGAAGCtttacagtctcttctatctcTTGGCAGTTTCTAAAGTAATCGTTGTATGGTGGCGTCAGTCTGCAGGCGTGTCTTCCAATAAGACAatgagctgaagtgttttcatccattcggacgatatgacctaaccagcgtagccgctgtttcttaatttgctgaactaagTCAATATCGTTGTATATCACGTACAGCTAatcgttccatcaaatgcggtattcgccgtggccataaatctttcgcagaacttttctctcgaaaactcgcaacgtcgactcatccgttgttgacatcgtccaagcctctgcaccatacagcggGCGGGAATTATGAAcgacttacagagtttggtttttgttcgtcgagagaggactttacttctcaattgcctattcagtccgaagtagcacctgttggcaagagttatcctgcattggatttccatgctgacattgttggtggtgttttcgctggttccaagataaacgaatttttctacgacttcaaagttctTTTTCTTAataggcgtagacaccgcttacgcgattatagccgagttaacaaccgcgcgccagtcgtttcttcttttcgctacggggcgccaattggatattccaagcgaagccaggtccttcttcacttggtcctttcaacggagtggaggtcttcctcttcctctgcttcccccggcgggtactgcgtcgaatactttcgcTCATAATTCCGTCAAAGTTAGGTAACAGAAAATACtgtattttgtcttgccctcgttcactaccagacccatacATTTcgtttccttatccagtctgaatAGGCGTACGCCAGACTCTTAGATTAGCGATTGTATCTTCTCGATACAGTTCTTTAGGTCGAATTATTTCCTGttactgacggagcttttaacaatttacatagccgtattagttttgcgaaaataccaaattcaggcatcgcggcataaaggcagctacatttcgtgctgtcaaaaacagctttgaaatcggagaagaggtggtgtgtcgaTACTTTTTTTACgaatcttttccaaaattttgacGGTGACCTTTAACCTTTCACTCAATACGCTCGAACTTTATATGCGATAtgcacggtagttggcgcagattgtggggtctctctttttgttaattggacagaacatacttaaattccaatcgttgggcatgtaATCCGATCATATTCtagaaagaagctgatgcatgctccttatcagttcttcaccgctGGTTTTAAGTAGatcggccgacaatccatcaGCCCCCCTTTGTTGCTCTTCAGACGGGTTATTGCTATTCGAACGTCCCCTCCATCGTAATCGAttaccattcagcaggttggagaagagTTCCCTCcacaattttagtatgctctgggcatgaCCCACTATATCActtctgggggttctacaagagcatactccggtcttgaaaccttctgcttCAGTTACctgtgaatataaatatatttcttgtaGAAAATACTCTCTTCGTTAGAACAAGAAGGCTTTCTATAATTACTATGATCAGAAATCGATCTCATTTTCCTAAAAAGTTACCACCTCCCCTTGAACCCATTTGGTAAATACTCTTAGTGTCTTTGTCGGCTTTGTCCGAATTTAAAccttcctcagtttttgaacaatagacttattatttttaaccttacttccaaaaaaaaatatatttcaaaatactgtTTCAGAAATGTACCGAAattcgtatatatttatattatttattttgatttatgccatttttataataatgtatgtatgtatattgcactAATATGTGAAAAAGTACAGGGGCGCTTCTACATCGCATATTTCTCAATTGTGTGTCTACTGTTGTTCCACAACTTCGGCTCGCAAGCGTTTGGCCAGAGTCTTACGCAATTGTAGAGCCGAGTTTTGCGACTCATCGGCATTTTCTTCTGCCGATGCTTTATCTAGTAGCTCAGTGGTTTTGCCACCGTTTTCCAGCAATCTTTGCGCCACTTGCGCCGATGACGGCCGTCCAGTGGACGAGGGCTCTGAAGCACTTTTACGTGCCACCGTTTCCAGCAGTTGTTTGGCGCGTGTCTTCTTTTTGATCTCAACAATTTTATCACGCTGCTGACGCAAATATTCTTGACGCGACACAACATCCTCGGGGTTGACCTATGCGAAACATAAAATATGATTacgaatgaaatatttaaaaactttatttgagGACAGAACCTTTTGATTATCGAAGAACAAATTGAGACGCTCAAACTTATCGCTCACGCTTGCCTCAGCATTTTCTGGTTCAGGTGTTACAACCGCATCAGGACTACCAAGTTCTTTCTCCACCGATTTGGCTATAAAATCCTCGACTTCGTCATATTTCTCGCTGTAATTTTGAATATCGGTGCATATTAAACATTATTAAAGATATTTTGCTTTCATATCACAAGGCATACAAATTTGAACTGCTGCTCTCAGTGGGGCTAGCATTGTCAACCGCTTCGCTTTCCTGCAGCAGCGCCAATTGATTTTTCTCTATCAAATCCAAGGCTTGCAGTTGCAACTCTACATTCCGTTGGGTCATCATGCGTATGAACATTTTGATATCATTCGCCGCCCAAATCTAAACATTTAAGCAGCgcaaaaaatttctatatattgGTCCcggtttttttaaatacttgtatacCCACCTGCTGAAAGAGTCCCTGATGAAAATGCAAGTGATTGTCCGGGTTCCTACCTTCCATGCAGGCCGTCTCAAATTGTTCCGGCGTGATTTGCATTTCCTCCATGAAACTACCCAGCATGTAGTCCACCAGATTTTTATACTCATTATGAATCGCCACGATATCGGGACTATCCTCATTGATATGCATATTGGGATCGAAGACTGCAGCCAAAGAAGGTTTGTTGAAAGAAAAGGTTTCCAAAGAAAGCTTCAATTAACTCTTAACTGATTTACCTAACGATTTTTCCTCTATGAATGTCTGTAAAGGCGCATTCCAGACGGGTCCGTGCAAGAAGCACACCAACGAATCCAAGACCCAAGAATCCTCTGTAGCCATTTTAAGAGCGTGAAAAATTTACTTGCTTTTGGATAGACAATTGCAATCGAGTGACTGTGATTTCTCATTGTAGCACCTCTGGGAACCGCAAAGGCGCTGCTAACATTTGTTTTGACCATAAGTGGTTGCCTTGACAACCAATTCTGAAGTGtagtatacatttttgtttgctgAAATGTGTGCGAAGTGAAATGGGCACCTTGCCATAATTCTTTTTAAGGAGCATTCCATATTTCAAATTCTCAGACATGAAATTAACACTTTCCTGCTAACGTtgactttacatacatacagaggGGACGGTGAGGGAAGTGGTAGGCGTATTGCGAAAATAGGTACTGAGTAAATTTTTCGCATACTACTGTTACCTTAATTATAGTGGTTTAAAAGGAAATGACTTTGAACTATTttgcgaaaaatgcaaaaaagggAACCTACTTCGGCTCATTTCTCATGCAGTCAACCTCTTTGTAATGACGCACATTTTTCTAGACTTCCCAAAGATTTACTTACGCTGCTTCATCTAAAAAGTAAGAACCAGTGGTTAAGAAAACTTATTTTACtaataatgttgttgttgttgtaatagagAACTATTTCTTTCTTTGACTGTCTCCTCCAGAGTTCCAAAAACTAATATCATGTGGTTTACTATGATCAACAACTGAACCGACACAGTTCCCCGAGAGTTATGTATAAGACCAAGGTTGGCTTCCTCCAAATTATGTAGCTCATGCGTCGTTGATTAGTTCAGATGTTATTCTCACTATCACTActaggcgtaagactggaccACAGACTAACCTTCTGGCCACAAATCCAACACGTCGCAGAAAAGGAAGCGAAAATCACCTCCCAACAGACTAATGGCCAAAATAAAAGGTCCCAGgcaagaaaagagaaagctccTAATGCCGACGACTATCAACGTCCTATTATACAGAGCTgagatctgggcagacgtgTTTAAAAAGGAAACCAGCTTAAGGTTGCGGCTGGAGTTCACCGCACCACAGCCCTTAGAGTTCATCAGCCTAACGAACAGTGTCAGGCGATACAATATTAGTCATAAGCGGTAATGGCCCAATTGACCTTCTGGCatacaaaagaaagaaattatgGGAGCTAAAGAAAACGTCCAAAAATAACAAGAGcgcaatagaaaaaataaagaaggaTACAATAACAACACGGCGACGAAGATGGACGAACGAGAGTagcggcagatggacggccagaCTAATAAAAGACAAATGTGGTTGCAGGGTGGGCGACGGTTGCTTAGAgggaaggcattttccaccccctcacctccaaaaaaaaaaattaaaataaaaaaaatatctattgtTGACTGAGACCATTGTTGTTATAAGGGAATATTGCCAACGAAATTCAGTCTCATTGTGTAGGTACgaagaacaacaataacaacgcgGTGAGCATAAAAACAGAACTTTTGGCGCATTACTGTTGTTTATGACGAATAAGAGTATACTTTGTTAAATTCCGCTATATTTTTGGGTAAGTCGAAATTTTTGCATCTTCTTCTTCGTAGGTAGATAGGTAGAGCGGCTATGTATCGACACTAGGAAGTCCATTGTGATACCACCGGAACTAAAGTTCCCTCATTTTATCGTCCCCCTCGAACAACTCCATGCAACTGTTGAAATTCATCAGTATGAAAATTGTTATCGGTGCCACCTCCTAGACTTCGTCAAGAAACCCTCGACTGATAGTTGCGATTCTTTTCCTACACAAAGCCTTACATTCGCATTGATGCTTTATAGTTTCCCCCTCTTCTAAAAGCTTATACCAGTACTTCTATAAGAGTTCTTATGTCATTCCATATTCTATTCATACCTTTTACCTGCTTGTTGAGCAAGTCAGGGATTCATTCCACCGAAACTCAATTGTATTTATAACATGTTTGTCGAAGCCGATCTTCGTACTTCCCATTCTTTACCTTAAgagtgtttatttaaaaaaaaatcttcacatAGTAACTTTTTCAAGGAAAGGAAGGTAACATAAGAGCAACACGAACTCTTCGTTTGCAATAGATGAGTGATTTATCGTGAATGACGGCTTgataggaataaaaaaattcattcattggaGTTCCCTAAATTAAATGTCACTTCGAGCCCAGTAAGCGTAAGAAACGTCATATTGTGCTCCTGAGTTGCGGAGGTGTAAGCTATTCTATTCCTCTGAGATATCGTTAAGCTGTGTTCGATAGAAATCAAGCAAAGAACCATGTTGTCTCTAGCGCAATATTTGGTGTTATTGTGGAGAACATTAGGTCAGATCAGGATAACACTTTTATTTCAGAAAACATTACTGCTTGCTTCCTCTTACTTTTaatctgagtttttttttaaatagaaaatgcaaactattttttgtttaaaaactattaaaaactattatttaatctattactttttcttctttccactttataaatttacttttatatatatatatttgtttatttatttatatatggagacgtaaataaaactttaaaatacaaAGTTTTTCCTCTTGCATTTGAtgtgttgatttttttattattatttctgctTTTGCAAATTTCGTTTAATTACTTTCGTTATATGAAACGCTGCTGTTTGTTAGCTGCAAAACATGTGAAACAAGTGTGTGTTCGggaaaaacatttaaacaaggaacaaaaaaaaatatttcataatttttacaaaaatttcttgCAAAAATGTTGCTTGCAATTGGAACTTGGCTAATCCTAGGCGTGGAAgtgtaaaaatcaaaaaatctctGTGATGAGCCGAACGAAGGTGTGCAGGAAAATTCGAAAGTAACATTGCCGGAGCTTTTAACAAGAAGtgtgggtatgtatgtatagcggTATGTGAACTGGATTTTACTGCAACGACGCagatacatataaacatacaaacgcatatgcatatgtatgtatgtaatatacacattgttaaataaatgtaaCTGCATAATTAATCATAATAGCGTTAATGATAGTTATTATATTATAGTAGTCATATAATTATAGTAAGTATAAActataaaaactttatattcATCCATTCATCCATATTTATGTTTAAGAATAACTAACATACCTCATTTCGtctatgtgtttttgtttttatattttgtttctttgatgcactgcaacaacaactttGCACAGAATGTCGCcaatataattttagtttttttttttagtttttctcttTTAACAGCAAAGCAAAAATGTGTGCCCTTAttgaaaatgtacaaatatatataagtgtgtgGGTATGTAAGTGTAGCTGTATTTATGTGCAGGTGTAAGTGATTTTGAGAGTGCGTAAAGCGTTATTAcgcgtattttatttatatgcgaCTGT contains the following coding sequences:
- the LOC105226355 gene encoding cilia- and flagella-associated protein 36 → MATEDSWVLDSLVCFLHGPVWNAPLQTFIEEKSLVFDPNMHINEDSPDIVAIHNEYKNLVDYMLGSFMEEMQITPEQFETACMEGRNPDNHLHFHQGLFQQIWAANDIKMFIRMMTQRNVELQLQALDLIEKNQLALLQESEAVDNASPTESSSSNFEKYDEVEDFIAKSVEKELGSPDAVVTPEPENAEASVSDKFERLNLFFDNQKVNPEDVVSRQEYLRQQRDKIVEIKKKTRAKQLLETVARKSASEPSSTGRPSSAQVAQRLLENGGKTTELLDKASAEENADESQNSALQLRKTLAKRLRAEVVEQQ